A single window of Malus sylvestris chromosome 5, drMalSylv7.2, whole genome shotgun sequence DNA harbors:
- the LOC126623100 gene encoding sedoheptulose-1,7-bisphosphatase, chloroplastic-like, with product METSVAYYAMGAFPVRNNVSSQHSISLFSPASISPSFNSKVLRTSSLFGESLRLVPKSSLKVLKTKNNSIVPKCAIGDSLEEFLTKATPDKKLITLLISMGEALRTIGFKVRTASCGGTACVNSFGDEQLAVDMLADKLLFEALTYSHVCKYACSEEVPELQDMGGPAEGGFSVAFDPLDGSSIVDTNFTVGTIFGVWPGDKLTGITGRDQVAAAMGIYGPRTTYVLAIKGFPGTHEFLLLDEGKWQHVKETTEIGEGKLFSPGNLRATFDNPDYSKLIDYYVKEKYTLRYTGGMVPDVNQIIVKEKGIFTNVISPTTKAKLRLLFEVAPLGLLVENAGGFSSDGHRSVLDKLIVNLDDRTQVAYGSKNEIIRFEETLYGSSRLKGAVPVGVAA from the exons ATGGAGACCAGTGTTGCATACTATGCCATGGGAGCCTTCCCAGTGCGGAATAATGTTTCATCTCAGCATTcaatctctcttttctctcctgCTTCCATCTCTCCATCCTTCAATTCCAAG GTGTTGAGAACAAGCTCTCTATTTGGGGAATCATTGCGGTTGGTGCCAAAGTCATCCCTAAAAGTTTTGAAGACAAAGAACAACTCAATTGTTCCTAAATGTGCAATTGGTGATAGCTTG GAAGAATTCTTAACAAAGGCAACCCCAGATAAGAAATTGATCACGTTGTTGATATCAATGGGGGAAGCATTGAGGACCATTGGATTTAAAGTGAGGACAGCATCTTGTGGGGGAACAGCATGTGTGAATTCTTTTGGAGATGAGCAGCTTGCTGTGGATATGCTTGCTGATAAGCTTCTTTTCGAG GCCTTAACTTACTCACATGTCTGCAAATATGCTTGTTCTGAAGAAGTTCCTGAGCTCCAAGACATGGGAGGCCCAGCTGAAG GTGGATTCAGCGTTGCTTTTGATCCATTGGATGGATCCAGCATCGTTGACACGAACTTCACAGTGGGGACAATTTTCGGGGTGTGGCCAGGAGATAAGTTAACTGGGATAACAGGAAGAGATCAAGTTGCTGCAGCAATGGGAATTTACGGGCCTCGAACGACATATGTTCTCGCTATTAAAGGCTTCCCCGGCACCCACGAGTTCCTTCTTCTCGACGAAG GAAAATGGCAACATGTGAAGGAGACCACAGAAATTGGTGAAGGAAAGCTCTTCTCCCCTGGAAACCTGAGAGCTACGTTTGACAACCCTGACTACAGCAAG TTGATTGACTACTATGTGAAAGAGAAGTACACATTGAGATATACTGGAGGAATGGTTCCGGATGTAAACCAG ATTATTGTAAAGGAGAAGGGTATCTTCACTAATGTGATATCCCCAACTACCAAGGCTAAGCTAAGACTGTTGTTTGAGGTTGCTCCATTAGGGTTGTTGGTTGAGAATGCTGGAGGGTTCAGCAGTGACGGGCACCGGTCTGTGCTCGATAAGTTAATCGTTAATCTTGATGATCGGACTCAAGTTGCTTATGGATCAAAGAACGAGATTATCCGTTTTGAAGAAACTCTGTATGGATCCTCCAGGCTCAAGGGAGCAGTGCCTGTTGGAGTTGCTGCTTAG
- the LOC126623099 gene encoding nucleolar complex-associated protein 3-like isoform X2, producing the protein MGAKRKQKQKIILPPDLPPEVSEDEIEISDEDKDFVDKNKEYAGFLSTLDTQSITKHVTRVADVKEDALEAFYEKRLKRKSLQKEKEEDTELQVDRVDALPVKTLDGQLYYRTAKTPKASENDPTEEETGGAADKGIVKLTKAERRAKLKKSKKEAKKQGKDAEPEVEQTPQEAVLAEVKQDLTAEEAFESKKNKLAELGMALLSDPESNIKSLKEILQICKDNNHAMVKLGLLSLLAVFKDIIPGYRIRLPTEKELEMKVSKDVKKMRLYESTLLSVYKAYLQKLAALEKQPSFQHVAFRCICTLLEAAPHFNFRESLLGVVIRNIGSPDDVVRKLCCSTVKSLFTNEGKHNGEATVEAVRLIANHVKAQNCQLHPDSLEVFLSLSFDEDLGRAARDEKFKPQSKKSKKKKHYEEARQRKENEKKRSRQELLAKTREEVVADYKAVAFAPDVMEQRGMQTETLSAVFEIYFRILKHTMQSAARSEANAGSSTGAAEPHPLLAPCLKGLGKFSHLIDLDFMGDLINYLKKLASACSDSENTSKCLTVSERLHCCIVAFKVMRSNLDALNVDLQDFFVQLYNIILEYRPGRDQGEVLAEALKMMLCDDRQHDMQKAAAFVKRLATFSLCSGSAESMAALVTLKHLLLKNVKCRNLLENDAGGGSVSGSIAKYHPDVSDPNLSGALASVLWELNLLSQHYHPAISNMASSISTMNTAHNQVYLSTISPQQAFMDYSLERPESFNPPNDIKKSTNKRKRGSGSSLLAGIEPSADTSPIDEDDVRKKLSAHFALLRDIKENQSLRAKLDSTTTSIQLYEEYKQQKKAKKPKTKKSKLR; encoded by the exons ATGGGGGCGAAGAGGAAGCAAAAGCAGAAGATCATTCTACCTCCTGACCTCCCACCGGAGGTCTCAGAGGACGAAATTGAAATCTCCGACGAGGACAAGGACTTCGTCGATAAGAACAAAGAATACGCTGGCTTCCTCTCCACCTTGGACACTCAATCCATTACCAA GCATGTTACCCGGGTTGCCGATGTGAAGGAGGATGCTTTGGAAGCTTTTTATGAAAAGCGCTTAAAAAGGAAATCCTTGCAGAAGGAAAAAGAGGAGGATACTGAGCTTCAAGTTGATCGTGTAGATGCTCTTCCTGTTAAAACCTTAGATGGACAACTCTACTATCGAACAG CAAAGACACCAAAAGCATCCGAGAATGATCCCACTGAAGAGGAAACCGGTGGCGCTGCAGATAAAGGGATAGTTAAGCTGACAAAGGCTGAAAGGAGGGCAAAGCTCAAGAAAAGTAAGAAAGAGGCGaaaaaacaaggaaaggatGCTGAACCTGAAGTCGAACAAACTCCGCAAGAAGCAGTGCTG GCTGAGGTTAAACAAGATCTTACAGCTGAAGAAGCATTTgaaagtaagaagaataaactTGCAGAGCTGGGAATGGCGCTGCTTTCTGATCCAGAGTCCAATATAAAATCTTTGAAGGAGATTTTACAAATTTGTAAAGATAATAATCATGCAATGGTGAAACTTGGACTCCTATCTTTGTTGGCTGTGTTTAAAGACATTATTCCTGG ATACCGGATTAGGCTTCCTACTGAGAAGGAGCTGGAAATGAAGGTTTCAAAGGATGTTAAGAAAATGCGGCTTTATGAATCAACACTGCTATCTGTGTACAAG GCATACCTGCAGAAGTTGGCAGCATTAGAAAAACAGCCCTCTTTTCAGCATGTAGCGTTTCGCTGTATCTGTACATTGCTTGAGGCAGCACCTCACTTCAACTTCCGGGAGAGCTTGTTAGGTGTTGTTATCAGAAACATAGGCTCCCCAGATGACGTTGTAAG AAAACTATGTTGTTCAACTGTAAAGTCACTTTTTACAAACGAGGGAAAACATAATGGTGAAGCTACTGTGGAGGCTGTTCGTTTAATTGCAAATCATGTGAAAGCTCAGAATTGCCAACTGCACCCTGATTCATTGGAG GTTTTCTTGTCTCTGTCATTTGATGAGGATCTTGGGAGGGCTGCAAGAGATGAGAAATTTAAACCCCAAAGCaagaaaagtaagaaaaagaaGCATTATGAGGAGGCTCGTCAACGGaaggaaaatgaaaagaaacgGAGCAGGCAAGAATTATTGGCGAAGACTAGAGAGGAg GTTGTTGCCGATTACAAGGCTGTTGCTTTTGCCCCAGATGTTATGGAGCAGAGAGGAATGCAGACAGAGACACTTTCTGCTGTATTTGAAATATATTTTCGTATATTGAAACATACAATGCAATCAGCTGCCAG ATCTGAAGCAAATGCTGGTTCATCAACTGGTGCAGCTGAGCCCCACCCTTTACTTGCTCCATGTCTGAAAGGACTAGGAAAGTTCTCGCACCTAATTGACTTGGATTTCATGGGGGATCTTATAAACTATCTGAAAAAGCTAGCTTCTGCTTGTAGTGATTCTGAGAATACTTCAAAATGTTTGACTGTATCTGAACGCCTCCATTGCTGCATTGTTGCATTTAAAGTGATGAGGAGCAATCTCGATGCCTTAAATGTTGATCTTCAAGACTTCTTTGTCCAGCTTTACAATATTATACTTGAATATAGGCCTGGAAG AGATCAGGGCGAAGTATTAGCTGAAGCTCTGAAGATGATGCTGTGTGATGATAGACAACATGACATGCAGAAGGCAGCTGCATTTGTGAAGCGTTTGGCTACATTCTCATTATGTTCGGGATCTGCAGAGTCCATGGCTG CTTTGGTTACTTTAAAACATCTTCTTCTGAAGAATGTCAAGTGCCGGAATCTCTTAGAAAATGATGCTGGAGGTGGCTCAGTGTCCGGTTCCATCGCA AAATATCACCCAGATGTTTCAGACCCCAACTTAAGTGGCGCTCTTGCTTCAGTTCTTTGGGAGCTCAATCTTCTCTCCCAGCATTATCATCCAGCAATCTCAAATATGGCTTCAAGTATATCAACCATGAACACTGCTCATAACCAGGTTTATCTCTCTACCATCTCTCCTCAACAAGCTTTCATGGACTATTCCTTGGAGAGGCCGGAGTCTTTCAACCCACCGAACGACATAAAAAAATCAACTAACAAGAGAAAAAGAGGAAGTGGGTCTTCTTTATTAGCGGGGATAGAACCGTCTGCAGATACGAGTCCAATTGATGAAGATGATGTGAGAAAGAAACTTTCTGCTCATTTTGCGCTTCTTCGTGACATTAAGGAGAATCAGAGTTTGAGGGCTAAACTAGATAGTACTACTACGTCCATTCAGCTATATGAAGAGTATAAGCAGCAAAAGAAGGCTAAAAAGCCGAAAACCAAGAAAAGTAAACTTCGTTAA
- the LOC126620755 gene encoding auxin-responsive protein SAUR71-like, which produces MKQLIRRLSRVADSSQYCLLRSPADAASRPRRNESFRVKLRRRRSSAGEPVVPEGHVPVYVGDEMERFVVSAELLNHPVFVELLNKSAQEYGYEQKGVLRIPCHVIVFERVLEALRLGQAPSHDLHDLLNSISDDLRSW; this is translated from the coding sequence ATGAAGCAGCTCATCCGCCGTCTGTCCCGCGTCGCCGACTCCTCGCAGTACTGCCTCCTGCGCTCCCCGGCGGACGCAGCCTCCCGCCCGCGCAGAAACGAATCGTTCCGTGTGAAGCTCCGGCGCCGGAGATCCTCCGCTGGCGAGCCGGTGGTCCCCGAGGGCCACGTCCCGGTCTACGTCGGCGACGAGATGGAGAGGTTCGTGGTCAGCGCCGAGCTCCTGAACCACCCGGTCTTCGTCGAGCTCCTCAACAAGTCGGCCCAGGAGTACGGCTACGAGCAGAAGGGCGTCCTCCGGATCCCCTGCCACGTGATCGTCTTCGAGCGCGTGCTCGAGGCGCTCCGCCTCGGACAGGCCCCCTCACATGACCTGCACGATCTCCTGAACTCGATCTCCGACGACCTGAGATCCTGGTAG
- the LOC126623099 gene encoding nucleolar complex-associated protein 3-like isoform X1, with product MGAKRKQKQKIILPPDLPPEVSEDEIEISDEDKDFVDKNKEYAGFLSTLDTQSITKHVTRVADVKEDALEAFYEKRLKRKSLQKEKEEDTELQVDRVDALPVKTLDGQLYYRTAAKTPKASENDPTEEETGGAADKGIVKLTKAERRAKLKKSKKEAKKQGKDAEPEVEQTPQEAVLAEVKQDLTAEEAFESKKNKLAELGMALLSDPESNIKSLKEILQICKDNNHAMVKLGLLSLLAVFKDIIPGYRIRLPTEKELEMKVSKDVKKMRLYESTLLSVYKAYLQKLAALEKQPSFQHVAFRCICTLLEAAPHFNFRESLLGVVIRNIGSPDDVVRKLCCSTVKSLFTNEGKHNGEATVEAVRLIANHVKAQNCQLHPDSLEVFLSLSFDEDLGRAARDEKFKPQSKKSKKKKHYEEARQRKENEKKRSRQELLAKTREEVVADYKAVAFAPDVMEQRGMQTETLSAVFEIYFRILKHTMQSAARSEANAGSSTGAAEPHPLLAPCLKGLGKFSHLIDLDFMGDLINYLKKLASACSDSENTSKCLTVSERLHCCIVAFKVMRSNLDALNVDLQDFFVQLYNIILEYRPGRDQGEVLAEALKMMLCDDRQHDMQKAAAFVKRLATFSLCSGSAESMAALVTLKHLLLKNVKCRNLLENDAGGGSVSGSIAKYHPDVSDPNLSGALASVLWELNLLSQHYHPAISNMASSISTMNTAHNQVYLSTISPQQAFMDYSLERPESFNPPNDIKKSTNKRKRGSGSSLLAGIEPSADTSPIDEDDVRKKLSAHFALLRDIKENQSLRAKLDSTTTSIQLYEEYKQQKKAKKPKTKKSKLR from the exons ATGGGGGCGAAGAGGAAGCAAAAGCAGAAGATCATTCTACCTCCTGACCTCCCACCGGAGGTCTCAGAGGACGAAATTGAAATCTCCGACGAGGACAAGGACTTCGTCGATAAGAACAAAGAATACGCTGGCTTCCTCTCCACCTTGGACACTCAATCCATTACCAA GCATGTTACCCGGGTTGCCGATGTGAAGGAGGATGCTTTGGAAGCTTTTTATGAAAAGCGCTTAAAAAGGAAATCCTTGCAGAAGGAAAAAGAGGAGGATACTGAGCTTCAAGTTGATCGTGTAGATGCTCTTCCTGTTAAAACCTTAGATGGACAACTCTACTATCGAACAG CAGCAAAGACACCAAAAGCATCCGAGAATGATCCCACTGAAGAGGAAACCGGTGGCGCTGCAGATAAAGGGATAGTTAAGCTGACAAAGGCTGAAAGGAGGGCAAAGCTCAAGAAAAGTAAGAAAGAGGCGaaaaaacaaggaaaggatGCTGAACCTGAAGTCGAACAAACTCCGCAAGAAGCAGTGCTG GCTGAGGTTAAACAAGATCTTACAGCTGAAGAAGCATTTgaaagtaagaagaataaactTGCAGAGCTGGGAATGGCGCTGCTTTCTGATCCAGAGTCCAATATAAAATCTTTGAAGGAGATTTTACAAATTTGTAAAGATAATAATCATGCAATGGTGAAACTTGGACTCCTATCTTTGTTGGCTGTGTTTAAAGACATTATTCCTGG ATACCGGATTAGGCTTCCTACTGAGAAGGAGCTGGAAATGAAGGTTTCAAAGGATGTTAAGAAAATGCGGCTTTATGAATCAACACTGCTATCTGTGTACAAG GCATACCTGCAGAAGTTGGCAGCATTAGAAAAACAGCCCTCTTTTCAGCATGTAGCGTTTCGCTGTATCTGTACATTGCTTGAGGCAGCACCTCACTTCAACTTCCGGGAGAGCTTGTTAGGTGTTGTTATCAGAAACATAGGCTCCCCAGATGACGTTGTAAG AAAACTATGTTGTTCAACTGTAAAGTCACTTTTTACAAACGAGGGAAAACATAATGGTGAAGCTACTGTGGAGGCTGTTCGTTTAATTGCAAATCATGTGAAAGCTCAGAATTGCCAACTGCACCCTGATTCATTGGAG GTTTTCTTGTCTCTGTCATTTGATGAGGATCTTGGGAGGGCTGCAAGAGATGAGAAATTTAAACCCCAAAGCaagaaaagtaagaaaaagaaGCATTATGAGGAGGCTCGTCAACGGaaggaaaatgaaaagaaacgGAGCAGGCAAGAATTATTGGCGAAGACTAGAGAGGAg GTTGTTGCCGATTACAAGGCTGTTGCTTTTGCCCCAGATGTTATGGAGCAGAGAGGAATGCAGACAGAGACACTTTCTGCTGTATTTGAAATATATTTTCGTATATTGAAACATACAATGCAATCAGCTGCCAG ATCTGAAGCAAATGCTGGTTCATCAACTGGTGCAGCTGAGCCCCACCCTTTACTTGCTCCATGTCTGAAAGGACTAGGAAAGTTCTCGCACCTAATTGACTTGGATTTCATGGGGGATCTTATAAACTATCTGAAAAAGCTAGCTTCTGCTTGTAGTGATTCTGAGAATACTTCAAAATGTTTGACTGTATCTGAACGCCTCCATTGCTGCATTGTTGCATTTAAAGTGATGAGGAGCAATCTCGATGCCTTAAATGTTGATCTTCAAGACTTCTTTGTCCAGCTTTACAATATTATACTTGAATATAGGCCTGGAAG AGATCAGGGCGAAGTATTAGCTGAAGCTCTGAAGATGATGCTGTGTGATGATAGACAACATGACATGCAGAAGGCAGCTGCATTTGTGAAGCGTTTGGCTACATTCTCATTATGTTCGGGATCTGCAGAGTCCATGGCTG CTTTGGTTACTTTAAAACATCTTCTTCTGAAGAATGTCAAGTGCCGGAATCTCTTAGAAAATGATGCTGGAGGTGGCTCAGTGTCCGGTTCCATCGCA AAATATCACCCAGATGTTTCAGACCCCAACTTAAGTGGCGCTCTTGCTTCAGTTCTTTGGGAGCTCAATCTTCTCTCCCAGCATTATCATCCAGCAATCTCAAATATGGCTTCAAGTATATCAACCATGAACACTGCTCATAACCAGGTTTATCTCTCTACCATCTCTCCTCAACAAGCTTTCATGGACTATTCCTTGGAGAGGCCGGAGTCTTTCAACCCACCGAACGACATAAAAAAATCAACTAACAAGAGAAAAAGAGGAAGTGGGTCTTCTTTATTAGCGGGGATAGAACCGTCTGCAGATACGAGTCCAATTGATGAAGATGATGTGAGAAAGAAACTTTCTGCTCATTTTGCGCTTCTTCGTGACATTAAGGAGAATCAGAGTTTGAGGGCTAAACTAGATAGTACTACTACGTCCATTCAGCTATATGAAGAGTATAAGCAGCAAAAGAAGGCTAAAAAGCCGAAAACCAAGAAAAGTAAACTTCGTTAA